A window of the Coregonus clupeaformis isolate EN_2021a unplaced genomic scaffold, ASM2061545v1 scaf0136, whole genome shotgun sequence genome harbors these coding sequences:
- the LOC121569487 gene encoding suppressor of cytokine signaling 7 isoform X7 — protein MNNAQDMSPDFVLMRLVSAAEYDRLDEENLTSGVGVVSGFGKAVLGNHGNNINNGFEFDPNNPTAGPSIPSNPSPHYSSQVESRAGALDSGFMLTRPSASDAPQPPGFAVAQRFDFPHGAGRGSRAQLMVFQNLLTTSDGILECGLEQPPGFQVSEAEKQEASSACVMMTSDNNMDVQHQRLQWHPIMKLSKVVADAGDLAGEGDGLCHRHRLVTDAMDWPPLLDKSLRFGILDPRKTCSTGDTNYHHHLDDTVLNLARRLGELGQASEMLLKEGGEMPRCSCQSILASATVGMGPGEDPSETSDALLVLEGLGSEEVGELGMGGEEFKGGVPRQEGETETGQDGRGAFSSGSLTGLMRQVHRLAGEACACDPQVCPSPLDALGSAAALTSSSLSLASSNTTRQQAAEASGTLPSQDPPSQTSQSQPQSRATTPKLGVMLQAASPLVVEGAAGGEKTTRGKSRKGSLKIRLSKLFRTKSSSGSSHLLDKRPSLASSTSSGGSLMDVWGSGSTSTDQDTGSKLQLSRPQSAFSPVAFGPAFTDTFLRGLPRPIPLPGNGQNPSRVDQRPLLCPLSRPDASSFATSLRELEKCGWYWGPMNWEDAEMKLKAKPDGSFLVRDSSDPRYILSLSFRSQGVTHHTRMEHYRGTFSLWCHPKFEDRCHSVVEFIERAIMHSKNGKFLYFLRSRVPGLPPTPVQLLYPVSRFSSVKSLQHLCRFCIRQLVRIDHIQELPLPTPLIVYLRKFYYYDPEEEMYMSIKETGQDTTTQPATVQPESQT, from the exons ATGAATAACGCGCAAGATATGTCTCCTGATTTTGTCTTGATGCGCTTGGTTTCTGCGGCTGAATATGACCGATTGGACGAGGAGAATTTGACGTCGGGCGTTGGAGTGGTTTCCGGATTCGGGAAAGCTGTCTTGGGTAATCATGGCAACAATATCAACAATGGGTTTGAATTTGATCCGAACAACCCCACAGCAGGCCCGTCGATTCCGAGCAATCCCTCCCCGCACTATAGTTCACAGGTTGAGAGCCGGGCGGGAGCCCTTGACAGCGGCTTTATGCTGACTCGACCCTCAGCTTCTGATGCGCCTCAACCACCCGGATTTGCCGTGGCTCAGCGCTTCGATTTCCCTCATGGCGCGGGCAGAGGCTCGCGGGCTCAGCTCATGGTGTTTCAGAACCTCCTTACGACAAGCGACGGTATTTTGGAATGTGGCCTCGAGCAACCTCCTGGCTTCCAGGTAAGTGAGGCTGAGAAACAGGAAGCCAGTTCTGCCTGTGTCATGATGACCAGTGACAACAACATGGATGTGCAACACCAGAGGCTTCAGTGGCACCCCATTATGAAGCTGTCCAAGGTGGTCGCAGATGCCGGTGACCTGGCTGGAGAGGGAGATGGGCTCTGCCACCGGCACCGCCTGGTCACTGACGCCATGGACTGGCCTCCGCTCCTGGACAAGTCCCTCCGCTTTGGCAtcctggaccccaggaagacctGTTCAACGGGGGACAcaaactaccaccaccacctggaTGACACTGTGCTCAACCTGGCCCGGAGGCTGGGGGAGCTGGGCCAGGCCTCGGAGATGCTgctgaaggagggaggagagatgccTCGCTGTTCCTGTCAGAGCATCCTGGCTTCGGCAacggtgggcatgggccccggaGAGGACCCTAGTGAGACCAGTGACGCCCTCCTGGTGCTGGAGGGCCTGGGCTCGGAGGAAGTGGGGGAGCTGGGGATGGGCGGGGAGGAGTTTAAAGGTGGTGTCCCCAGGCAGGAGGGCGAGACGGAAACGGGGCAGGACGGGCGGGGGGCTTTCTCCAGCGGTTCCCTTACGGGGCTAATGAGGCAGGTACACAGGCTGGCCGGGGAGGCCTGTGCCTGTGACCCCCAGGTGTGTCCCTCCCCTTTGGATGCCCTGGGCTCTGCTGCAGCCTTAACATCGTCTTCCCTGTCTCTGGCCTCCTCTAACACCACGAGACAGCAGGCAGCGGAAGCCTCTGGCACCTTACCTTCACAGGACCCCCCCAGCCAAACCTCCCAATCCCAGCCCCAAAGCAGGGCCACCACGCCGAAGTTAGGGGTGATGTTGCAAGCTGCCTCACCCTTAGTAGTAGAGGGGGCAGCAGGGGGTGAGAAGACGACCAGAGGGAAGTCCAGGAAAGGCTCTCTGAAGATCCGTCTGAGCAAACTATTTCGGACCAAGAGCAGCAGCGGCTCCAGTCATCTACTGGACAAGAGGCCCTCGCtggcctcctccacctcctctggggGCAGCCTGATGGATGTGTGGGGCTCCGGATCCACCAGCACAGACCAGGACACAGGGAG caAACTCCAGCTCTCCAGGCCCCAAAGTGCCTTCTCTCCGGTGGCCTTCGGTCCTGCCTTCACCG ATACGTTCCTGCGGGGTCTCCCCCGGCCCATCCCGCTGCCTGGCAACGGCCAGAACCCGTCCCGGGTGGACCAGCGCCCCCTGCTGTGCCCACTGAGCCGCCCCGATGCCAGCAGCTTTGCCACCAGCCTCCGAGAACTGGAAAAA TGTGGCTGGTACTGGGGTCCTATGAACTGGGAGGATGCAGAGATGAAGCTGAAGGCCAAGCCAGATGGCTCGTTCCTGGTGAGGGACAGCTCTGACCCCCGCTACATCCTCAGCCTCAGCTTCCGCTCCCAGGGagtcacacaccacacacgcatGGAGCACTACAGAG GAACCTTCAGCCTCTGGTGTCACCCAAAGTTTGAGGACCGCTGTCATTCTGTGGTGGAGTTTATCGAACGGGCCATCATGCACTCCAAGAATGGAAAATTCCTCTACTTCCTGCGCTCACGGGTCCCAG GCCTCCCCCCGACCCCGGTCCAGCTACTGTACCCAGTGTCCCGCTTCAGCAGTGTCAAGTCCCTGCAGCACCTCTGTCGCTTCTGCATTCGCCAGCTGGTCCGCATAGACCACATCCAGGAGCTCCCGCTGCCCAC GCCCCTCATAGTCTACCTGCGAAAGTTCTACTACTACGATCCTGAGGAGGAGATGTACATGTCAATCAAGGAGACGGGGCAGGACACGACCACCCAACCGGCGACTGTCCAGCCGGAGTCTCAAACGTAG
- the LOC121569487 gene encoding suppressor of cytokine signaling 7 isoform X5, protein MNNAQDMSPDFVLMRLVSAAEYDRLDEENLTSGVGVVSGFGKAVLGNHGNNINNGFEFDPNNPTAGPSIPSNPSPHYSSQVESRAGALDSGFMLTRPSASDAPQPPGFAVAQRFDFPHGAGRGSRAQLMVFQNLLTTSDGILECGLEQPPGFQVSEAEKQEASSACVMMTSDNNMDVQHQRLQWHPIMKLSKVVADAGDLAGEGDGLCHRHRLVTDAMDWPPLLDKSLRFGILDPRKTCSTGDTNYHHHLDDTVLNLARRLGELGQASEMLLKEGGEMPRCSCQSILASATVGMGPGEDPSETSDALLVLEGLGSEEVGELGMGGEEFKGGVPRQEGETETGQDGRGAFSSGSLTGLMRQVHRLAGEACACDPQVCPSPLDALGSAAALTSSSLSLASSNTTRQQAAEASGTLPSQDPPSQTSQSQPQSRATTPKLGVMLQAASPLVVEGAAGGEKTTRGKSRKGSLKIRLSKLFRTKSSSGSSHLLDKRPSLASSTSSGGSLMDVWGSGSTSTDQDTGSKLQLSRPQSAFSPVAFGPAFTGETVSLVDVDISRRGVNSLHPPTPPPPPRRSLSLLDTFLRGLPRPIPLPGNGQNPSRVDQRPLLCPLSRPDASSFATSLRELEKCGWYWGPMNWEDAEMKLKAKPDGSFLVRDSSDPRYILSLSFRSQGVTHHTRMEHYRGTFSLWCHPKFEDRCHSVVEFIERAIMHSKNGKFLYFLRSRVPGLPPTPVQLLYPVSRFSSVKSLQHLCRFCIRQLVRIDHIQELPLPTPLIVYLRKFYYYDPEEEMYMSIKETGQDTTTQPATVQPESQT, encoded by the exons ATGAATAACGCGCAAGATATGTCTCCTGATTTTGTCTTGATGCGCTTGGTTTCTGCGGCTGAATATGACCGATTGGACGAGGAGAATTTGACGTCGGGCGTTGGAGTGGTTTCCGGATTCGGGAAAGCTGTCTTGGGTAATCATGGCAACAATATCAACAATGGGTTTGAATTTGATCCGAACAACCCCACAGCAGGCCCGTCGATTCCGAGCAATCCCTCCCCGCACTATAGTTCACAGGTTGAGAGCCGGGCGGGAGCCCTTGACAGCGGCTTTATGCTGACTCGACCCTCAGCTTCTGATGCGCCTCAACCACCCGGATTTGCCGTGGCTCAGCGCTTCGATTTCCCTCATGGCGCGGGCAGAGGCTCGCGGGCTCAGCTCATGGTGTTTCAGAACCTCCTTACGACAAGCGACGGTATTTTGGAATGTGGCCTCGAGCAACCTCCTGGCTTCCAGGTAAGTGAGGCTGAGAAACAGGAAGCCAGTTCTGCCTGTGTCATGATGACCAGTGACAACAACATGGATGTGCAACACCAGAGGCTTCAGTGGCACCCCATTATGAAGCTGTCCAAGGTGGTCGCAGATGCCGGTGACCTGGCTGGAGAGGGAGATGGGCTCTGCCACCGGCACCGCCTGGTCACTGACGCCATGGACTGGCCTCCGCTCCTGGACAAGTCCCTCCGCTTTGGCAtcctggaccccaggaagacctGTTCAACGGGGGACAcaaactaccaccaccacctggaTGACACTGTGCTCAACCTGGCCCGGAGGCTGGGGGAGCTGGGCCAGGCCTCGGAGATGCTgctgaaggagggaggagagatgccTCGCTGTTCCTGTCAGAGCATCCTGGCTTCGGCAacggtgggcatgggccccggaGAGGACCCTAGTGAGACCAGTGACGCCCTCCTGGTGCTGGAGGGCCTGGGCTCGGAGGAAGTGGGGGAGCTGGGGATGGGCGGGGAGGAGTTTAAAGGTGGTGTCCCCAGGCAGGAGGGCGAGACGGAAACGGGGCAGGACGGGCGGGGGGCTTTCTCCAGCGGTTCCCTTACGGGGCTAATGAGGCAGGTACACAGGCTGGCCGGGGAGGCCTGTGCCTGTGACCCCCAGGTGTGTCCCTCCCCTTTGGATGCCCTGGGCTCTGCTGCAGCCTTAACATCGTCTTCCCTGTCTCTGGCCTCCTCTAACACCACGAGACAGCAGGCAGCGGAAGCCTCTGGCACCTTACCTTCACAGGACCCCCCCAGCCAAACCTCCCAATCCCAGCCCCAAAGCAGGGCCACCACGCCGAAGTTAGGGGTGATGTTGCAAGCTGCCTCACCCTTAGTAGTAGAGGGGGCAGCAGGGGGTGAGAAGACGACCAGAGGGAAGTCCAGGAAAGGCTCTCTGAAGATCCGTCTGAGCAAACTATTTCGGACCAAGAGCAGCAGCGGCTCCAGTCATCTACTGGACAAGAGGCCCTCGCtggcctcctccacctcctctggggGCAGCCTGATGGATGTGTGGGGCTCCGGATCCACCAGCACAGACCAGGACACAGGGAG caAACTCCAGCTCTCCAGGCCCCAAAGTGCCTTCTCTCCGGTGGCCTTCGGTCCTGCCTTCACCG GTGAGACTGTGTCCCTGGTAGATGTGGATATTTCTCGTAGAGGGGTGAACTCTCTGCACCCCCCGACACCTCCACCTCCGCCCAGACGAAGCCTCAGTCTGCTGG ATACGTTCCTGCGGGGTCTCCCCCGGCCCATCCCGCTGCCTGGCAACGGCCAGAACCCGTCCCGGGTGGACCAGCGCCCCCTGCTGTGCCCACTGAGCCGCCCCGATGCCAGCAGCTTTGCCACCAGCCTCCGAGAACTGGAAAAA TGTGGCTGGTACTGGGGTCCTATGAACTGGGAGGATGCAGAGATGAAGCTGAAGGCCAAGCCAGATGGCTCGTTCCTGGTGAGGGACAGCTCTGACCCCCGCTACATCCTCAGCCTCAGCTTCCGCTCCCAGGGagtcacacaccacacacgcatGGAGCACTACAGAG GAACCTTCAGCCTCTGGTGTCACCCAAAGTTTGAGGACCGCTGTCATTCTGTGGTGGAGTTTATCGAACGGGCCATCATGCACTCCAAGAATGGAAAATTCCTCTACTTCCTGCGCTCACGGGTCCCAG GCCTCCCCCCGACCCCGGTCCAGCTACTGTACCCAGTGTCCCGCTTCAGCAGTGTCAAGTCCCTGCAGCACCTCTGTCGCTTCTGCATTCGCCAGCTGGTCCGCATAGACCACATCCAGGAGCTCCCGCTGCCCAC GCCCCTCATAGTCTACCTGCGAAAGTTCTACTACTACGATCCTGAGGAGGAGATGTACATGTCAATCAAGGAGACGGGGCAGGACACGACCACCCAACCGGCGACTGTCCAGCCGGAGTCTCAAACGTAG
- the LOC121569487 gene encoding suppressor of cytokine signaling 7 isoform X4 has product MNNAQDMSPDFVLMRLVSAAEYDRLDEENLTSGVGVVSGFGKAVLGNHGNNINNGFEFDPNNPTAGPSIPSNPSPHYSSQVESRAGALDSGFMLTRPSASDAPQPPGFAVAQRFDFPHGAGRGSRAQLMVFQNLLTTSDGILECGLEQPPGFQVSEAEKQEASSACVMMTSDNNMDVQHQRLQWHPIMKLSKVVADAGDLAGEGDGLCHRHRLVTDAMDWPPLLDKSLRFGILDPRKTCSTGDTNYHHHLDDTVLNLARRLGELGQASEMLLKEGGEMPRCSCQSILASATVGMGPGEDPSETSDALLVLEGLGSEEVGELGMGGEEFKGGVPRQEGETETGQDGRGAFSSGSLTGLMRQVHRLAGEACACDPQVCPSPLDALGSAAALTSSSLSLASSNTTRQQAAEASGTLPSQDPPSQTSQSQPQSRATTPKLGVMLQAASPLVVEGAAGGEKTTRGKSRKGSLKIRLSKLFRTKSSSGSSHLLDKRPSLASSTSSGGSLMDVWGSGSTSTDQDTGSKLQLSRPQSAFSPVAFGPAFTGNCETVSLVDVDISRRGVNSLHPPTPPPPPRRSLSLLDTFLRGLPRPIPLPGNGQNPSRVDQRPLLCPLSRPDASSFATSLRELEKCGWYWGPMNWEDAEMKLKAKPDGSFLVRDSSDPRYILSLSFRSQGVTHHTRMEHYRGTFSLWCHPKFEDRCHSVVEFIERAIMHSKNGKFLYFLRSRVPGLPPTPVQLLYPVSRFSSVKSLQHLCRFCIRQLVRIDHIQELPLPTPLIVYLRKFYYYDPEEEMYMSIKETGQDTTTQPATVQPESQT; this is encoded by the exons ATGAATAACGCGCAAGATATGTCTCCTGATTTTGTCTTGATGCGCTTGGTTTCTGCGGCTGAATATGACCGATTGGACGAGGAGAATTTGACGTCGGGCGTTGGAGTGGTTTCCGGATTCGGGAAAGCTGTCTTGGGTAATCATGGCAACAATATCAACAATGGGTTTGAATTTGATCCGAACAACCCCACAGCAGGCCCGTCGATTCCGAGCAATCCCTCCCCGCACTATAGTTCACAGGTTGAGAGCCGGGCGGGAGCCCTTGACAGCGGCTTTATGCTGACTCGACCCTCAGCTTCTGATGCGCCTCAACCACCCGGATTTGCCGTGGCTCAGCGCTTCGATTTCCCTCATGGCGCGGGCAGAGGCTCGCGGGCTCAGCTCATGGTGTTTCAGAACCTCCTTACGACAAGCGACGGTATTTTGGAATGTGGCCTCGAGCAACCTCCTGGCTTCCAGGTAAGTGAGGCTGAGAAACAGGAAGCCAGTTCTGCCTGTGTCATGATGACCAGTGACAACAACATGGATGTGCAACACCAGAGGCTTCAGTGGCACCCCATTATGAAGCTGTCCAAGGTGGTCGCAGATGCCGGTGACCTGGCTGGAGAGGGAGATGGGCTCTGCCACCGGCACCGCCTGGTCACTGACGCCATGGACTGGCCTCCGCTCCTGGACAAGTCCCTCCGCTTTGGCAtcctggaccccaggaagacctGTTCAACGGGGGACAcaaactaccaccaccacctggaTGACACTGTGCTCAACCTGGCCCGGAGGCTGGGGGAGCTGGGCCAGGCCTCGGAGATGCTgctgaaggagggaggagagatgccTCGCTGTTCCTGTCAGAGCATCCTGGCTTCGGCAacggtgggcatgggccccggaGAGGACCCTAGTGAGACCAGTGACGCCCTCCTGGTGCTGGAGGGCCTGGGCTCGGAGGAAGTGGGGGAGCTGGGGATGGGCGGGGAGGAGTTTAAAGGTGGTGTCCCCAGGCAGGAGGGCGAGACGGAAACGGGGCAGGACGGGCGGGGGGCTTTCTCCAGCGGTTCCCTTACGGGGCTAATGAGGCAGGTACACAGGCTGGCCGGGGAGGCCTGTGCCTGTGACCCCCAGGTGTGTCCCTCCCCTTTGGATGCCCTGGGCTCTGCTGCAGCCTTAACATCGTCTTCCCTGTCTCTGGCCTCCTCTAACACCACGAGACAGCAGGCAGCGGAAGCCTCTGGCACCTTACCTTCACAGGACCCCCCCAGCCAAACCTCCCAATCCCAGCCCCAAAGCAGGGCCACCACGCCGAAGTTAGGGGTGATGTTGCAAGCTGCCTCACCCTTAGTAGTAGAGGGGGCAGCAGGGGGTGAGAAGACGACCAGAGGGAAGTCCAGGAAAGGCTCTCTGAAGATCCGTCTGAGCAAACTATTTCGGACCAAGAGCAGCAGCGGCTCCAGTCATCTACTGGACAAGAGGCCCTCGCtggcctcctccacctcctctggggGCAGCCTGATGGATGTGTGGGGCTCCGGATCCACCAGCACAGACCAGGACACAGGGAG caAACTCCAGCTCTCCAGGCCCCAAAGTGCCTTCTCTCCGGTGGCCTTCGGTCCTGCCTTCACCGGTAATT GTGAGACTGTGTCCCTGGTAGATGTGGATATTTCTCGTAGAGGGGTGAACTCTCTGCACCCCCCGACACCTCCACCTCCGCCCAGACGAAGCCTCAGTCTGCTGG ATACGTTCCTGCGGGGTCTCCCCCGGCCCATCCCGCTGCCTGGCAACGGCCAGAACCCGTCCCGGGTGGACCAGCGCCCCCTGCTGTGCCCACTGAGCCGCCCCGATGCCAGCAGCTTTGCCACCAGCCTCCGAGAACTGGAAAAA TGTGGCTGGTACTGGGGTCCTATGAACTGGGAGGATGCAGAGATGAAGCTGAAGGCCAAGCCAGATGGCTCGTTCCTGGTGAGGGACAGCTCTGACCCCCGCTACATCCTCAGCCTCAGCTTCCGCTCCCAGGGagtcacacaccacacacgcatGGAGCACTACAGAG GAACCTTCAGCCTCTGGTGTCACCCAAAGTTTGAGGACCGCTGTCATTCTGTGGTGGAGTTTATCGAACGGGCCATCATGCACTCCAAGAATGGAAAATTCCTCTACTTCCTGCGCTCACGGGTCCCAG GCCTCCCCCCGACCCCGGTCCAGCTACTGTACCCAGTGTCCCGCTTCAGCAGTGTCAAGTCCCTGCAGCACCTCTGTCGCTTCTGCATTCGCCAGCTGGTCCGCATAGACCACATCCAGGAGCTCCCGCTGCCCAC GCCCCTCATAGTCTACCTGCGAAAGTTCTACTACTACGATCCTGAGGAGGAGATGTACATGTCAATCAAGGAGACGGGGCAGGACACGACCACCCAACCGGCGACTGTCCAGCCGGAGTCTCAAACGTAG
- the LOC121569487 gene encoding suppressor of cytokine signaling 7 isoform X2: MNNAQDMSPDFVLMRLVSAAEYDRLDEENLTSGVGVVSGFGKAVLGNHGNNINNGFEFDPNNPTAGPSIPSNPSPHYSSQVESRAGALDSGFMLTRPSASDAPQPPGFAVAQRFDFPHGAGRGSRAQLMVFQNLLTTSDGILECGLEQPPGFQVSEAEKQEASSACVMMTSDNNMDVQHQRLQWHPIMKLSKVVADAGDLAGEGDGLCHRHRLVTDAMDWPPLLDKSLRFGILDPRKTCSTGDTNYHHHLDDTVLNLARRLGELGQASEMLLKEGGEMPRCSCQSILASATVGMGPGEDPSETSDALLVLEGLGSEEVGELGMGGEEFKGGVPRQEGETETGQDGRGAFSSGSLTGLMRQVHRLAGEACACDPQVCPSPLDALGSAAALTSSSLSLASSNTTRQQAAEASGTLPSQDPPSQTSQSQPQSRATTPKLGVMLQAASPLVVEGAAGGEKTTRGKSRKGSLKIRLSKLFRTKSSSGSSHLLDKRPSLASSTSSGGSLMDVWGSGSTSTDQDTGSKLQLSRPQSAFSPVAFGPAFTGETVSLVDVDISRRGVNSLHPPTPPPPPRRSLSLLDDFGGPQPGPFLESGVGASMQSLPLRPPPPSHAFIQHSLSLNDTFLRGLPRPIPLPGNGQNPSRVDQRPLLCPLSRPDASSFATSLRELEKCGWYWGPMNWEDAEMKLKAKPDGSFLVRDSSDPRYILSLSFRSQGVTHHTRMEHYRGTFSLWCHPKFEDRCHSVVEFIERAIMHSKNGKFLYFLRSRVPGLPPTPVQLLYPVSRFSSVKSLQHLCRFCIRQLVRIDHIQELPLPTPLIVYLRKFYYYDPEEEMYMSIKETGQDTTTQPATVQPESQT, translated from the exons ATGAATAACGCGCAAGATATGTCTCCTGATTTTGTCTTGATGCGCTTGGTTTCTGCGGCTGAATATGACCGATTGGACGAGGAGAATTTGACGTCGGGCGTTGGAGTGGTTTCCGGATTCGGGAAAGCTGTCTTGGGTAATCATGGCAACAATATCAACAATGGGTTTGAATTTGATCCGAACAACCCCACAGCAGGCCCGTCGATTCCGAGCAATCCCTCCCCGCACTATAGTTCACAGGTTGAGAGCCGGGCGGGAGCCCTTGACAGCGGCTTTATGCTGACTCGACCCTCAGCTTCTGATGCGCCTCAACCACCCGGATTTGCCGTGGCTCAGCGCTTCGATTTCCCTCATGGCGCGGGCAGAGGCTCGCGGGCTCAGCTCATGGTGTTTCAGAACCTCCTTACGACAAGCGACGGTATTTTGGAATGTGGCCTCGAGCAACCTCCTGGCTTCCAGGTAAGTGAGGCTGAGAAACAGGAAGCCAGTTCTGCCTGTGTCATGATGACCAGTGACAACAACATGGATGTGCAACACCAGAGGCTTCAGTGGCACCCCATTATGAAGCTGTCCAAGGTGGTCGCAGATGCCGGTGACCTGGCTGGAGAGGGAGATGGGCTCTGCCACCGGCACCGCCTGGTCACTGACGCCATGGACTGGCCTCCGCTCCTGGACAAGTCCCTCCGCTTTGGCAtcctggaccccaggaagacctGTTCAACGGGGGACAcaaactaccaccaccacctggaTGACACTGTGCTCAACCTGGCCCGGAGGCTGGGGGAGCTGGGCCAGGCCTCGGAGATGCTgctgaaggagggaggagagatgccTCGCTGTTCCTGTCAGAGCATCCTGGCTTCGGCAacggtgggcatgggccccggaGAGGACCCTAGTGAGACCAGTGACGCCCTCCTGGTGCTGGAGGGCCTGGGCTCGGAGGAAGTGGGGGAGCTGGGGATGGGCGGGGAGGAGTTTAAAGGTGGTGTCCCCAGGCAGGAGGGCGAGACGGAAACGGGGCAGGACGGGCGGGGGGCTTTCTCCAGCGGTTCCCTTACGGGGCTAATGAGGCAGGTACACAGGCTGGCCGGGGAGGCCTGTGCCTGTGACCCCCAGGTGTGTCCCTCCCCTTTGGATGCCCTGGGCTCTGCTGCAGCCTTAACATCGTCTTCCCTGTCTCTGGCCTCCTCTAACACCACGAGACAGCAGGCAGCGGAAGCCTCTGGCACCTTACCTTCACAGGACCCCCCCAGCCAAACCTCCCAATCCCAGCCCCAAAGCAGGGCCACCACGCCGAAGTTAGGGGTGATGTTGCAAGCTGCCTCACCCTTAGTAGTAGAGGGGGCAGCAGGGGGTGAGAAGACGACCAGAGGGAAGTCCAGGAAAGGCTCTCTGAAGATCCGTCTGAGCAAACTATTTCGGACCAAGAGCAGCAGCGGCTCCAGTCATCTACTGGACAAGAGGCCCTCGCtggcctcctccacctcctctggggGCAGCCTGATGGATGTGTGGGGCTCCGGATCCACCAGCACAGACCAGGACACAGGGAG caAACTCCAGCTCTCCAGGCCCCAAAGTGCCTTCTCTCCGGTGGCCTTCGGTCCTGCCTTCACCG GTGAGACTGTGTCCCTGGTAGATGTGGATATTTCTCGTAGAGGGGTGAACTCTCTGCACCCCCCGACACCTCCACCTCCGCCCAGACGAAGCCTCAGTCTGCTGG ATGACTTTGGTGGGCCGCAGCCTGGGCCTTTCCTAGAGAGTGGCGTGGGGGCCTCCATGCAGTCGCTGCCCCTACGGCCGCCTCCTCCCTCCCATGCCTTCATCCAGCATAGCCTCAGCCTCAATG ATACGTTCCTGCGGGGTCTCCCCCGGCCCATCCCGCTGCCTGGCAACGGCCAGAACCCGTCCCGGGTGGACCAGCGCCCCCTGCTGTGCCCACTGAGCCGCCCCGATGCCAGCAGCTTTGCCACCAGCCTCCGAGAACTGGAAAAA TGTGGCTGGTACTGGGGTCCTATGAACTGGGAGGATGCAGAGATGAAGCTGAAGGCCAAGCCAGATGGCTCGTTCCTGGTGAGGGACAGCTCTGACCCCCGCTACATCCTCAGCCTCAGCTTCCGCTCCCAGGGagtcacacaccacacacgcatGGAGCACTACAGAG GAACCTTCAGCCTCTGGTGTCACCCAAAGTTTGAGGACCGCTGTCATTCTGTGGTGGAGTTTATCGAACGGGCCATCATGCACTCCAAGAATGGAAAATTCCTCTACTTCCTGCGCTCACGGGTCCCAG GCCTCCCCCCGACCCCGGTCCAGCTACTGTACCCAGTGTCCCGCTTCAGCAGTGTCAAGTCCCTGCAGCACCTCTGTCGCTTCTGCATTCGCCAGCTGGTCCGCATAGACCACATCCAGGAGCTCCCGCTGCCCAC GCCCCTCATAGTCTACCTGCGAAAGTTCTACTACTACGATCCTGAGGAGGAGATGTACATGTCAATCAAGGAGACGGGGCAGGACACGACCACCCAACCGGCGACTGTCCAGCCGGAGTCTCAAACGTAG